A part of Thermus oshimai DSM 12092 genomic DNA contains:
- a CDS encoding polyamine ABC transporter substrate-binding protein, with product MKRILAVLAVLLALGLAQKELRLFIWSEYIDPAILEAFSKQTGLKVRVDLYESNEELIAKLQAGGVGQYDVIFPSDFYVPSLIHLKLVQPLDQGKIPNLRNLDDKFKNPPFDPGNRYSAAYQWGTTGLIYRKDRTAEPKTWGVLFKEPKAPFILMDSPREMLGIALRYLGYSVNTKNPKEVQRAGQVLLEAKKSRYFLGFEGGVGGKNRVVAGAAAYAVVYNGDAVRAADENPGKVAFAIPQEGATLWVDSMMIPAKAPNPEGAHRFINFILDPKVGAQLSNFNRYATPNKAALPYINPQDRKNPAIYPPAEMMKRMEFILDLGKDNRIYDEVWTAVKSR from the coding sequence ATGAAAAGGATTCTGGCGGTGCTGGCGGTTTTATTGGCCCTGGGCCTGGCCCAGAAGGAGCTTCGGCTTTTCATCTGGTCGGAGTACATAGACCCCGCCATCCTCGAGGCCTTCAGCAAGCAGACCGGCCTCAAGGTGCGCGTGGACCTCTACGAGTCCAACGAGGAGCTCATCGCCAAGCTCCAGGCGGGCGGGGTGGGGCAGTACGACGTCATCTTTCCTTCGGACTTCTACGTGCCCTCCCTGATCCACCTGAAGCTGGTCCAGCCCCTGGACCAGGGCAAGATCCCCAACCTGAGAAACCTGGACGACAAGTTCAAGAACCCGCCCTTTGACCCCGGCAACCGCTACTCCGCCGCCTACCAGTGGGGCACCACCGGCCTCATCTACCGCAAGGACCGGACGGCGGAGCCTAAGACCTGGGGGGTGCTCTTCAAGGAGCCCAAGGCCCCCTTCATCCTCATGGACTCCCCCCGGGAGATGCTGGGGATTGCCCTTAGGTACCTGGGCTATTCGGTGAACACCAAGAACCCCAAGGAGGTCCAGCGGGCGGGCCAGGTGCTCCTCGAGGCCAAGAAGAGCCGCTACTTCCTGGGGTTTGAAGGGGGGGTGGGGGGCAAGAACCGGGTGGTGGCTGGGGCCGCCGCCTACGCCGTGGTCTACAACGGGGACGCGGTGCGGGCCGCCGACGAGAACCCCGGCAAGGTGGCCTTCGCCATCCCACAAGAAGGGGCCACCTTGTGGGTGGATTCCATGATGATCCCCGCCAAGGCCCCGAACCCTGAAGGGGCCCACCGCTTCATCAACTTCATCCTGGACCCCAAGGTGGGGGCCCAGCTTTCCAACTTCAACCGCTACGCCACCCCCAACAAGGCGGCCCTGCCCTACATCAACCCCCAGGACCGCAAGAACCCCGCCATTTATCCTCCCGCCGAGATGATGAAGCGCATGGAGTTCATCCTGGACCTGGGCAAGGACAACCGCATCTACGACGAGGTCTGGACCGCGGTCAAGAGCCGGTAG
- a CDS encoding ABC transporter ATP-binding protein, which produces MAAKVEEGTGLVLQDLRKRFGEVEVLKGISLAVRPGEFFTLLGPSGCGKTTLLRLVGGFEIPDEGRVLLNGRDLTPLPAHKRPVNTVFQNYALFPHLTVYENVAFGLRSRRFPEAEVRARVGYALGLLRLETLLHRYPHQLSGGQKQRVALARALVNEPQVLLLDEPLSALDAKLRAEVQVELRNLQRRLGTTFILVTHDQEEAMAVSDRIGVMEAGALLQVGTPEEVYERPKTRFVAEFLGVANLIPARRVGEGVETPFGVFPLRVPWAEGLLALRPERVEVFKEAVPGSFPARVREVVYRGAYLEAFLEPALRVRTALRLAPGEGVFVRLPEEGLVVLDA; this is translated from the coding sequence ATGGCGGCCAAGGTGGAGGAAGGGACGGGGCTGGTCCTTCAGGACCTGCGCAAGCGCTTCGGGGAGGTGGAGGTCCTGAAGGGGATCTCCCTGGCGGTGCGGCCCGGGGAGTTTTTCACCCTCCTTGGGCCCTCGGGGTGCGGCAAGACCACCTTGCTCCGCCTCGTGGGGGGGTTTGAGATCCCCGACGAGGGCAGGGTGCTCCTGAACGGGCGGGACCTCACCCCTCTGCCCGCCCACAAGCGGCCGGTGAACACCGTCTTCCAGAACTACGCCCTTTTCCCCCACCTCACGGTGTACGAGAACGTGGCCTTCGGCCTGCGCAGCCGCCGCTTCCCTGAAGCGGAGGTGCGGGCCCGGGTGGGGTACGCCCTGGGGCTTTTGCGCTTGGAGACCCTTTTGCACCGTTACCCCCACCAGCTCTCGGGGGGGCAGAAGCAGCGGGTGGCCCTGGCCCGGGCCCTGGTGAACGAACCCCAGGTGCTCCTTTTGGACGAGCCTTTGAGCGCCCTGGACGCCAAGCTCCGGGCCGAGGTGCAGGTGGAGCTCCGCAACCTGCAACGGCGTCTGGGCACCACCTTCATCCTGGTCACCCACGATCAGGAGGAGGCCATGGCCGTTTCCGACCGCATCGGGGTTATGGAGGCCGGGGCCCTCCTCCAGGTGGGCACCCCGGAGGAGGTGTACGAGCGCCCCAAGACCCGCTTCGTGGCGGAGTTTTTGGGGGTGGCCAACCTCATCCCTGCCCGCCGGGTGGGGGAGGGGGTGGAGACCCCCTTTGGGGTTTTCCCCCTACGGGTTCCCTGGGCGGAGGGGCTCCTTGCCCTCCGGCCCGAGCGGGTGGAGGTCTTTAAGGAGGCGGTCCCGGGGAGCTTCCCTGCCCGGGTGCGGGAGGTGGTCTACCGGGGGGCTTACCTGGAGGCTTTCCTGGAGCCTGCCCTTCGGGTGCGCACCGCTTTGAGGCTGGCCCCCGGGGAAGGGGTTTTCGTGCGCCTGCCTGAAGAGGGGCTGGTGGTGCTGGATGCCTAG
- a CDS encoding ABC transporter permease, producing MLAVALFSFNRTRHGLSWGGFTLDWYLRLFSNEAILEAARNTFLLALLSTLLSTLLGTLFALGLERHPWGRGFRAFLENVLYLPVVTPDLILAAALVVAFGFLRAVSSLFEPGLLTMVIGHVTFQVAFVALVVASRLRSLPRDLDEAARDLYATYPVYLRRVLLPLLAPGIVAGAMLAFTLSLDDFVISFFTAGPASQTLPLIIYASTRRGLTPEIHAVSTLIFLVTVVLVLSAERLTRRAA from the coding sequence ATGCTGGCGGTGGCCCTGTTCTCCTTCAACCGGACCCGCCACGGCCTCTCCTGGGGGGGGTTCACCCTGGACTGGTACCTGCGCCTCTTTTCCAACGAGGCCATCCTCGAGGCCGCCCGCAACACCTTCCTCCTGGCCCTCCTCTCCACCCTCCTCTCCACCCTTTTGGGCACCCTCTTCGCCCTGGGCCTGGAGCGCCACCCCTGGGGCCGGGGGTTCCGGGCCTTTTTGGAAAACGTCCTCTACCTCCCCGTGGTGACCCCCGACCTCATCCTGGCCGCGGCCTTGGTGGTGGCCTTCGGCTTCCTGAGAGCGGTTTCCAGTCTCTTTGAGCCGGGCCTCCTCACCATGGTGATCGGACACGTCACCTTCCAGGTGGCCTTTGTGGCCCTGGTGGTGGCCAGCCGCCTGCGGAGCCTTCCCCGGGACCTGGACGAGGCCGCCCGGGACCTCTACGCCACCTACCCCGTTTACCTAAGGCGGGTCCTCCTCCCCCTCCTGGCCCCCGGCATCGTGGCCGGGGCCATGCTGGCCTTTACCCTTTCCCTGGACGATTTCGTCATCAGCTTCTTCACCGCGGGGCCCGCCAGCCAGACCCTGCCCCTCATCATCTACGCCTCCACCCGGAGGGGCCTTACCCCAGAGATCCACGCGGTGTCCACCTTGATCTTCCTCGTGACCGTGGTCTTGGTCCTGAGCGCGGAGCGCTTGACAAGGAGGGCGGCATGA
- a CDS encoding GGDEF domain-containing protein: MHPTLELLDPLNPLRRRVALVLLPLGGVLALVALLTSGQGVDPVDRLFLPLLALGFSALALVLLFRPQAAAWVLPSAHAVVALYLLATLGYQLLLAPNPLGLSPAAFWFPFVYFSSFLFFPSGRAVRLAVIYLLSAFLLALFGGVRGHFHPVHLNALAQFFGSNLAYVLLLYMLVRIKEGYLEAQLDAHKDFLTGLRNRRYAELILERELARVQRYGRPLSLMVLDLDDFKKVNDTFGHDVGDQVLKALARVLEGGIRVSDRAVRLGGEEFAVLLPETELAQALPLAERLRQAVRALSVPPVPGLSVSIGVAQAAPTDSPLSLLKRADEALYRAKRKGKNRVEVG; this comes from the coding sequence GTGCACCCCACCCTGGAGCTCCTGGACCCCCTGAACCCCCTGCGGCGGAGGGTGGCCCTGGTGCTCCTGCCCCTGGGGGGGGTTCTGGCCCTGGTGGCCCTCTTGACCTCGGGCCAGGGGGTGGACCCGGTGGACCGCCTCTTCCTCCCCCTCTTGGCCCTGGGGTTCAGCGCGCTGGCCCTGGTCCTCCTCTTCCGGCCCCAGGCGGCCGCCTGGGTCCTGCCCTCGGCCCACGCCGTGGTGGCCCTTTACCTCCTTGCCACCCTGGGCTACCAGCTCCTCCTGGCCCCCAACCCCTTGGGCCTCTCCCCCGCGGCCTTTTGGTTTCCCTTCGTTTACTTTTCCAGCTTCCTCTTCTTCCCAAGCGGGAGGGCGGTGCGCCTGGCGGTGATCTACCTCCTTTCCGCCTTCCTTCTGGCCCTCTTTGGGGGGGTGCGGGGGCATTTCCACCCCGTCCACCTGAACGCCCTGGCCCAGTTCTTCGGCTCCAACCTGGCCTACGTCCTCCTCCTCTACATGCTGGTGCGCATCAAGGAGGGGTACCTCGAGGCCCAGCTGGACGCCCACAAGGACTTCCTCACGGGCCTGCGCAACCGCCGCTACGCGGAGCTCATCCTGGAAAGGGAGCTCGCCCGGGTCCAGCGTTACGGAAGGCCGCTCTCCCTCATGGTCCTGGACCTGGACGATTTCAAGAAGGTGAACGACACCTTCGGGCACGACGTGGGGGACCAGGTCCTAAAGGCCCTGGCCCGGGTGTTGGAAGGGGGCATCCGGGTGAGCGACCGGGCGGTGCGCCTTGGGGGGGAGGAGTTTGCCGTCCTCCTCCCGGAGACGGAGCTGGCCCAGGCCCTCCCCCTGGCGGAGCGCCTGAGGCAGGCGGTGCGGGCCCTATCGGTGCCCCCCGTGCCTGGGCTTTCCGTGAGCATCGGGGTAGCCCAGGCCGCCCCCACGGACTCCCCCCTCTCCCTCCTCAAGCGGGCGGACGAGGCCCTCTACCGGGCCAAGCGCAAGGGCAAGAACCGGGTGGAGGTGGGCTAA
- the gabT gene encoding 4-aminobutyrate--2-oxoglutarate transaminase, whose product MALMESRNQALWQARERFVPRGVAQAHPVFVARAQGVRLWDVDGREYLDFAGGIGVMNVGHGHPRVLQAVRAQLERFTHVCFQVTPYEPYVRLAERLALMTPGDFPKKTLFLTTGAEAVENAVKIARAYTNRPAVVALTHSFHGRTLLGMSLTGKASYYKQNFGPFAPEVYHAPAPYPYRGVSEAQALEGLEELFRTQVDPERVAAVILEPVLGEGGFIPLSPEYLRAVRRLTAAHGILLVADEIQSGFGRTGRMWAIEHSGVVPDLLTFAKSVAAGLPLSGVVGRSEVMDAPQPGGLGGTYAGNPLACAAGLAVLEVFAEERLLEKAEALGRRLWEGLERLKARFPQVGEVRGLGPMVALELVRDPVGKEPAPELAQRVLEAARARGLILLKAGMFGNVLRVLVPLVASLEEVEEGLGRLEGALEVSV is encoded by the coding sequence GTGGCCCTCATGGAGTCGCGGAACCAGGCGCTTTGGCAGGCAAGGGAGCGGTTCGTGCCCCGGGGGGTGGCCCAGGCCCACCCCGTCTTCGTGGCCCGGGCCCAGGGGGTTCGTCTTTGGGACGTGGACGGCCGGGAGTACCTGGACTTCGCTGGGGGCATCGGGGTCATGAACGTGGGCCACGGGCACCCCCGGGTCCTGCAGGCGGTGAGGGCCCAGCTGGAGCGCTTCACCCACGTGTGCTTCCAGGTGACCCCTTACGAACCCTATGTCCGCCTGGCGGAGCGGCTGGCCCTCATGACCCCGGGAGATTTTCCCAAGAAGACCCTTTTTCTCACCACGGGGGCGGAGGCGGTGGAGAACGCGGTGAAGATCGCCCGGGCCTACACGAACCGGCCGGCGGTGGTGGCCCTCACCCACAGCTTTCACGGCCGTACCCTCCTGGGGATGTCCCTCACGGGCAAGGCCTCCTACTACAAGCAGAACTTCGGCCCCTTCGCCCCCGAGGTCTACCACGCCCCCGCCCCTTACCCCTACCGGGGGGTTTCCGAGGCCCAGGCCCTGGAGGGCCTGGAGGAGCTTTTCCGCACCCAGGTGGACCCGGAGCGGGTGGCGGCCGTGATCCTCGAGCCCGTTCTGGGCGAAGGGGGGTTTATTCCCCTTTCCCCGGAGTATCTGCGGGCGGTGCGCCGGCTCACCGCGGCCCATGGCATCCTCCTGGTGGCCGACGAGATCCAGTCCGGGTTTGGCCGCACGGGAAGGATGTGGGCCATAGAGCACAGCGGGGTGGTCCCCGACCTCCTCACCTTTGCCAAAAGCGTGGCCGCGGGGCTCCCCTTGTCGGGGGTGGTGGGGCGGAGCGAGGTCATGGATGCCCCCCAGCCCGGGGGCCTGGGGGGCACCTACGCGGGCAACCCCTTGGCCTGCGCCGCGGGGCTTGCGGTGCTGGAGGTCTTCGCGGAGGAGCGCCTGCTGGAGAAGGCCGAGGCCCTGGGCCGGCGCCTTTGGGAAGGGTTAGAGCGGCTGAAGGCCCGTTTCCCTCAGGTGGGGGAGGTGCGGGGGCTTGGGCCCATGGTGGCCCTGGAACTGGTGCGGGACCCCGTGGGCAAAGAGCCCGCCCCCGAGCTGGCCCAGCGGGTCCTGGAAGCGGCCCGGGCGCGGGGCCTCATCCTCCTGAAGGCGGGGATGTTCGGCAACGTCCTGAGGGTGCTGGTCCCCCTGGTGGCCTCCCTTGAGGAGGTGGAGGAGGGGCTTGGGCGCCTGGAGGGGGCCCTGGAGGTGAGCGTGTGA
- the metK gene encoding methionine adenosyltransferase has product MRLVTSESVTEGHPDKLADRVSDAILDALIAQDKKARVAAETLVTTGLVFVAGEITTEGYVDIPGLVRKTVREVGYTRAKYGFDADTCAVLTAIDEQSPDIAGGVNLSYEWRVLKSTDPLDRVGAGDQGLMFGYATDETPELMPLPITLAHRLTMRLAEVRKTGLLPYLRPDGKAQVTVVYEGDRPLYVKTVVVSAQHSPEVEQDQLREDLIREVVRQAIPPEYLKEGETEYLINPSGRFILGGPHADTGLTGRKIIVDTYGGAVPHGGGAFSGKDPTKVDRSASYYARYMAKNLVAAGLARRALVELAYAIGKARPVSMRVETFGTGILPDEKLTQIVAKVFDPRPQAIIEELDLLRPIYTPTSAYGHFGRAGFPWEETDRVEALRQEAGL; this is encoded by the coding sequence TTGAGGCTGGTCACGTCTGAATCCGTTACCGAAGGGCACCCGGACAAGCTGGCGGACCGGGTCTCCGACGCCATCCTGGACGCCCTCATCGCCCAGGACAAGAAGGCCCGGGTGGCGGCCGAGACCCTGGTCACCACGGGTCTGGTCTTCGTGGCGGGGGAGATCACCACGGAAGGGTACGTGGACATCCCCGGGCTGGTGCGCAAGACGGTGCGGGAGGTGGGCTACACCCGGGCCAAGTACGGGTTTGACGCGGACACCTGCGCCGTGCTCACCGCCATAGACGAGCAGTCCCCGGACATCGCGGGCGGGGTCAACCTCTCCTACGAGTGGCGGGTCCTGAAGTCCACCGACCCCCTGGACCGGGTGGGCGCGGGGGACCAGGGCCTCATGTTCGGCTACGCCACCGACGAAACCCCCGAGCTCATGCCCCTCCCCATCACCCTGGCCCACCGCCTCACCATGCGCCTGGCGGAGGTGCGCAAGACGGGCCTCCTCCCCTACCTCCGCCCCGACGGCAAGGCCCAGGTCACCGTGGTCTACGAGGGGGACCGGCCCCTTTACGTGAAGACCGTGGTGGTCTCGGCCCAGCACTCCCCCGAGGTGGAGCAGGACCAGCTCCGCGAGGACCTCATCCGCGAGGTGGTGCGCCAGGCCATCCCCCCCGAGTACCTAAAGGAGGGGGAGACGGAGTACCTCATCAACCCCTCGGGCCGGTTCATCCTGGGGGGCCCCCACGCGGACACCGGCCTGACGGGGCGGAAGATCATCGTGGACACCTACGGGGGGGCGGTGCCCCACGGGGGCGGGGCCTTCAGCGGCAAGGACCCCACCAAGGTGGACCGTTCCGCCAGCTACTACGCCCGCTACATGGCCAAGAACCTGGTGGCGGCGGGGCTTGCCAGGAGGGCCCTGGTGGAGCTGGCCTACGCCATCGGCAAGGCCCGGCCCGTGTCCATGCGGGTGGAGACCTTCGGCACCGGCATCCTCCCCGACGAGAAGCTCACCCAGATCGTGGCCAAGGTCTTTGACCCCAGGCCCCAGGCCATCATTGAGGAGCTGGACCTCCTGAGGCCCATCTACACCCCCACCTCCGCCTACGGCCACTTCGGCCGGGCGGGCTTCCCCTGGGAGGAGACGGACCGGGTGGAGGCCCTGAGGCAGGAGGCCGGGCTCTAA
- a CDS encoding ABC transporter permease gives MPRVLVWYGELTAASSLARRGLFLLLPGLLWLLAFLLLPSLLLIPLSFAQRGAFGEVVWDFSLENYRRLLGFGILGFSLDNLLALGRTLWVAFWTTLICVLLAYPIAFFIRAQEGRRRYLFLALVLVPFWTNLVIRTYAWQLLLAPEMPLARFLVGLGLWEPGMALFPSAFAVYVGMVSAFLPFMVLPLYSSVERLDPSLVEAAQDLYGGPWRTFVHGVLPQTLPGLTVGVILTFIPAMGMFVVPDLLGGAKHLLVGNLVQQAFYTMRDWPYGAALSLVLILLTLVALRLYRRYGKEVDLA, from the coding sequence ATGCCTAGGGTTTTGGTCTGGTACGGGGAGCTCACCGCGGCCTCGAGCCTGGCCCGCCGGGGGCTTTTCCTCCTCCTCCCCGGGCTTCTTTGGCTTCTCGCCTTTCTCCTCCTGCCAAGCCTCCTCCTCATCCCCCTCTCCTTCGCCCAGCGGGGGGCCTTCGGCGAGGTGGTCTGGGACTTCAGCCTGGAGAACTACCGCCGGCTTTTGGGCTTCGGGATCCTGGGCTTCAGCCTGGATAACCTCTTGGCCCTGGGGCGCACCCTTTGGGTGGCCTTCTGGACCACCTTGATCTGCGTGCTCCTGGCCTACCCCATCGCCTTCTTCATCCGGGCCCAGGAGGGGCGCCGCCGTTACCTTTTCCTGGCCCTGGTCCTCGTCCCCTTCTGGACCAACCTGGTGATCCGCACCTACGCCTGGCAGCTCCTCCTGGCCCCCGAGATGCCCCTGGCCCGCTTCCTGGTGGGTCTTGGCCTTTGGGAGCCCGGCATGGCCCTTTTCCCCAGCGCCTTCGCGGTGTACGTGGGGATGGTGAGCGCCTTTTTGCCCTTCATGGTCCTTCCCCTCTACTCCAGCGTGGAGCGCCTGGACCCGAGCCTGGTGGAGGCGGCGCAGGACCTTTACGGCGGGCCCTGGCGCACCTTTGTGCACGGGGTTTTGCCCCAGACCCTGCCTGGGCTCACCGTGGGGGTGATCCTCACCTTTATTCCCGCCATGGGCATGTTCGTGGTCCCCGACCTCCTGGGCGGGGCCAAGCACCTTCTGGTGGGGAACCTCGTCCAGCAGGCCTTCTACACCATGCGGGACTGGCCCTACGGGGCCGCCTTGAGCCTGGTCCTCATCCTCCTTACCCTGGTGGCCTTGCGCCTTTACCGCCGCTATGGAAAGGAGGTGGACCTGGCGTGA
- a CDS encoding YceI family protein encodes MRALWVWTAVFSTLALAQTFEVASGEARYRVREELLGVGVADAVGATKAVTGRVVLKGPEAQGEFVVDLRELRSDQARRDNYLRQNTLQTDRFPTATFRPKRVEGLPNPLPRQGRHPVRVVGDLTLRDVTQEVVWEGEAVFGEEVRVSLKTEFPFERFRLVQPRVPVVLGVENRIRLEVELTLRRL; translated from the coding sequence ATGCGAGCGCTTTGGGTATGGACGGCGGTCTTTTCCACCTTAGCCCTGGCCCAGACCTTTGAGGTGGCCTCAGGGGAGGCCCGCTACCGGGTGCGGGAGGAGCTTTTGGGCGTGGGCGTGGCCGACGCGGTGGGGGCCACCAAGGCGGTGACGGGCCGGGTGGTCCTAAAGGGCCCTGAGGCCCAGGGGGAGTTCGTGGTGGACCTAAGGGAGCTTAGGAGCGACCAGGCTCGGCGGGACAACTACCTCCGCCAGAACACCCTCCAGACGGACCGCTTCCCCACCGCCACCTTCCGCCCCAAGCGGGTGGAGGGCCTGCCCAACCCCCTTCCCCGCCAGGGCCGCCACCCCGTACGGGTGGTGGGGGATCTTACCCTCCGGGACGTGACCCAGGAGGTGGTTTGGGAGGGGGAGGCGGTCTTCGGGGAGGAGGTGCGGGTTTCCTTGAAGACGGAGTTCCCCTTTGAACGCTTCCGCCTGGTCCAGCCCCGGGTGCCGGTGGTGTTGGGGGTGGAGAACCGCATCCGGCTGGAAGTAGAGCTCACCTTGAGGCGGTTATGA
- the murI gene encoding glutamate racemase has translation MRDVRRPIGVFDSGVGGLTVLRALRERLPREDFLYFGDTARVPYGGKPLPMVRRFAWEIAGFLLREGVKAIVVACNTASSAALPDLAEDLSVPVFGVLEPAAEEARAHAKVGLIGTQATVGSGAYERHLDIAWKKACPLFVPLVEEGLWEDPVALLVARHYLEEAPKDLEALILGCTHYPFLKPVIGQVLPGVRLIDSAEATAKKVARVLEAEGLLNPEGRGRVVHYVTGDPEAYRALAQRLGEEVLEVRRVGLEEL, from the coding sequence GTGAGGGACGTACGGAGGCCCATCGGGGTTTTTGATTCCGGGGTGGGGGGGCTTACGGTGCTTAGGGCCCTGAGGGAGCGCCTTCCCCGGGAGGACTTCCTCTACTTCGGGGACACCGCCCGCGTGCCCTATGGGGGCAAGCCCCTTCCCATGGTGCGCCGCTTTGCCTGGGAGATCGCGGGCTTTCTCCTCCGGGAGGGGGTAAAGGCCATCGTGGTGGCCTGCAACACCGCCTCGTCCGCTGCCCTTCCGGACCTGGCCGAGGACCTTTCCGTGCCCGTCTTTGGGGTGTTGGAGCCCGCGGCGGAGGAGGCCCGCGCCCACGCCAAGGTGGGCCTCATCGGCACCCAGGCCACGGTGGGAAGCGGGGCCTACGAGCGCCACCTGGACATCGCCTGGAAGAAGGCCTGCCCCCTCTTCGTCCCCCTGGTGGAGGAGGGGCTTTGGGAGGACCCCGTGGCCCTGTTGGTGGCCCGGCACTACCTGGAGGAGGCCCCCAAGGACCTCGAGGCCCTCATCCTGGGCTGCACCCACTACCCCTTCCTGAAGCCCGTGATCGGGCAGGTCCTCCCAGGGGTGCGGCTCATTGACTCCGCGGAGGCCACCGCCAAGAAGGTGGCCCGGGTTCTTGAGGCGGAGGGGCTTTTGAACCCGGAAGGCAGGGGGCGGGTGGTCCACTACGTCACCGGGGACCCCGAGGCCTACCGCGCCCTGGCCCAAAGGCTCGGGGAGGAGGTCTTGGAGGTGCGGCGGGTGGGCCTGGAGGAGTTATAA
- a CDS encoding PucR family transcriptional regulator, translating to MPGLPLSQLLQLPSLSRARLLAGDGGRAVTWVHVVDLPEPAPWVRKGQLLLSTGYAWPREVAALRRFAGELAAAEPAGVVLAVPQFFDRFPEAALEVLAEAGVAVLELPWEVPFAQVTEEVLRRLLARQLEVQERVQALHRALMAALLEREDLASFLAYLSRLLGQEVRWAEAPEGGVAVPVPLGRDRVGYLVLEGPLEEAEARALENAALMAGLILAHQRALAEREARLGYAFLDALLEGKREALTPERARAFGLDLKRRYRLGVALLPLSLPLSERAFQERERALGEVRGLLRGMGVGAVLSVNLNQVRFLLPEGLDPEAFARALDRPWPLYFSRAYAPLDLARALEEVERLSAFTAPGVYRYEAHLVPRFLLGDLEARQELLALLKPLRPREREALLAWVRAGFAYQGAAQALGVHLNTLRYRLRRLEERLGVSLDSPEDRFLLELAARVWELEDKKT from the coding sequence ATGCCGGGTCTGCCCCTAAGCCAGCTTTTGCAGCTTCCCTCCCTCTCCCGGGCCCGCCTGCTGGCGGGGGATGGGGGGCGGGCCGTGACCTGGGTGCACGTGGTGGACCTGCCGGAGCCCGCGCCCTGGGTGCGCAAGGGGCAGCTTCTCCTCTCCACAGGGTACGCCTGGCCCCGGGAGGTGGCGGCCCTGAGGCGCTTCGCCGGGGAGCTGGCGGCGGCGGAGCCCGCGGGGGTGGTTCTGGCGGTGCCCCAGTTCTTTGACCGGTTTCCCGAAGCGGCCCTGGAGGTCCTGGCCGAGGCGGGGGTGGCGGTTCTGGAGCTCCCTTGGGAGGTGCCCTTTGCCCAGGTCACGGAGGAGGTGCTGAGGCGGCTTTTGGCCCGCCAGCTGGAGGTGCAGGAGCGGGTCCAGGCCCTGCACCGGGCCCTCATGGCCGCCCTTTTGGAGCGGGAAGACCTGGCCTCCTTTCTCGCCTACCTTTCCCGTCTCCTAGGCCAGGAGGTGCGCTGGGCCGAGGCGCCCGAGGGGGGGGTGGCGGTGCCTGTGCCCCTGGGCCGGGACCGGGTGGGGTATCTGGTCCTGGAGGGGCCCCTGGAGGAGGCCGAGGCCCGGGCCCTGGAGAACGCCGCCCTGATGGCCGGGCTCATCCTGGCCCACCAGCGGGCCTTGGCCGAGCGGGAAGCCCGCCTGGGCTACGCCTTCTTGGATGCCCTTTTGGAGGGGAAGCGGGAGGCCCTTACCCCGGAGCGGGCCCGGGCCTTTGGCTTGGACCTTAAGCGGCGGTACCGGCTGGGGGTGGCCCTCCTGCCCCTCAGCCTGCCCCTTTCGGAGCGGGCTTTCCAGGAGCGGGAGCGGGCCTTGGGGGAGGTGCGGGGCCTGCTTAGGGGCATGGGCGTGGGGGCGGTGCTCTCTGTGAACCTCAACCAGGTGCGCTTCCTCCTGCCCGAGGGGCTGGACCCCGAGGCCTTCGCCCGCGCCTTGGACCGGCCCTGGCCCCTGTACTTTTCCCGGGCCTACGCCCCTTTGGATCTGGCCCGGGCCTTGGAGGAGGTGGAGCGGCTTTCGGCCTTCACCGCCCCAGGGGTGTACCGGTACGAGGCCCACCTGGTCCCCCGCTTCCTCCTCGGGGACCTCGAGGCCCGGCAGGAGCTTTTAGCCCTCCTGAAGCCCCTCCGCCCCCGGGAGCGGGAAGCGCTTCTCGCCTGGGTGCGGGCGGGGTTTGCCTACCAGGGGGCCGCCCAGGCCTTGGGGGTCCACCTGAACACCCTCCGCTACCGCTTGAGGCGGCTGGAGGAGCGGCTTGGGGTATCGCTGGACAGCCCCGAGGACCGGTTCCTTCTGGAGCTTGCCGCCCGGGTTTGGGAGCTAGAGGACAAAAAGACTTGA
- a CDS encoding TIGR00730 family Rossman fold protein, with the protein MPKKPLIDQLHHGDAWRLFRIMAEFVEGFEVLSEIEVPLVSVFGSARFSEGHPAYELGYRLGRALAQAGYGVVTGGGPGVMEAVNRGAYEAGGVSVGLNIELPQEQKPNPYQTHALHLRYFFVRKVLFVRYAQGFVFLPGGFGTLDELSEVLVLIQTEKVHPFPVFALDRAYWEGLLRWMAFLAEEGAIAPEDLSLLTPLDTPEEVVAALKGR; encoded by the coding sequence ATGCCCAAGAAGCCCCTCATTGACCAGCTCCACCACGGGGACGCCTGGCGGCTTTTCCGCATCATGGCGGAGTTCGTGGAGGGGTTTGAGGTCCTTTCCGAGATAGAGGTCCCCCTGGTTTCCGTCTTCGGCTCCGCCCGCTTTTCCGAGGGCCACCCCGCCTACGAGCTGGGCTACCGCCTGGGCCGAGCCCTGGCCCAGGCGGGCTACGGGGTGGTCACGGGGGGCGGCCCCGGGGTCATGGAGGCGGTGAACCGGGGGGCTTATGAGGCCGGAGGGGTGAGCGTGGGGCTCAACATCGAGCTCCCCCAGGAGCAGAAGCCCAACCCCTACCAGACCCACGCCCTGCACCTGCGCTACTTCTTCGTGCGCAAGGTCCTCTTCGTGCGCTACGCCCAGGGGTTTGTCTTCCTTCCCGGGGGTTTCGGCACCCTGGACGAGCTTTCCGAGGTCCTGGTCCTCATCCAGACGGAGAAGGTCCACCCCTTTCCCGTCTTCGCCCTGGACCGGGCCTACTGGGAGGGGCTTCTCCGCTGGATGGCCTTTTTGGCGGAGGAGGGGGCCATCGCCCCGGAGGACCTTAGCCTCCTCACCCCCCTGGACACCCCGGAGGAGGTGGTGGCGGCCCTGAAAGGCCGTTAA